The Kordia sp. SMS9 DNA window ATGTAAAATCCTCTTGTTTGGTTTGCATCACCACACGATCGGTATTCATTCCAAAATCGGCCAATCGTTGCTTGAGTTGATCATTTCGAGAAAGTGCTACTGCGCCATCTTCTGCTTTGCTAAAAAAGGAAGTAACCACCATTTCTTCCTGTTGATTTGTATTCAAATACTCAAAAAAAGATTGCAACGGATTCGAAACAGAATCCATCAATGAAATAGTAGCCGCATTTTTAGTAATCGAAAATGGTAAAAAAGAAAGTGGTTTTTTTACAGGAATTTCTTTGAAAACCTTAATTGTGTCTATGACTACAGGAGTCTCGACCTCACAAAGGTTCTTTACATTGCATTCGTAATAACGAACACCAAAGTAAAGCCAAGTACAAAAAAGTACAAAGGCGATCAAAAAATGTTTCATAGGTGGGCTGACTATTAAGTCCTTAAAATTAGGAATTCATTTTTGATATCACAATTATAAAGAGCAAAAAAAAACCTGTAAAGCACATATTATCGACAAAAAGCACAAAATAATTTTAAAAAAGACTTGCAGGCAATGAAAAATATTAATTACATTTGCATCAAATAAAAATAAATATGCCTTACACACAATTACATCACCATCATTTTCATACTTGCCCTCAAGCGAGCTGTTAGTGTATTGATGTAATAAACAATATATTAAAAACCCGTTTGAGTACATCAAGCGGGTTTTTTCATGCCCAGTTTTTGTACTCAAGCACAACAAAATAACAATGAAGAAGTTAAAAATTGCTATTCAAAAATCGGGACGACTCAACCAAGATTCGCTCAAAATTCTAAAAGACTGCGGAATTTCCATCGACAACGGAAAAGATCAACTGAAAGCGTCTGCGCGAAACTTTCCACTAGAAGTATTCTATCTCAGAAATGGCGACATTCCACAATACTTGCGTGATGGCGTTGTAGACATCGCAATTATAGGTGAAAACGTATTGATCGAAAAAGGAGCAAACATCACCATTGCCGAAAAACTCGGATTCTCCAAATGTAAAGTCTCACTGGCAATTCCAAAAGGACAAACGTATAATTCTGTCAAAGACTTTGAAGGCAAGCGCATCGCAACTTCCTATCCAGAAACCGTGAAGCAATACCTCAAAGGAAAAGGTGTCAATGCAGAATTGCACATCATCAACGGTTCTGTGGAAATTGCACCAAACATCGGACTTGCCGATGCTATTTGCGATATTGTTTCCAGTGGAAGCACGCTTTTCAAAAACAATCTCAAAGAAGTAGAAGTCATGCTAAAAAGTGAAGCGGTTTTGGCAGTTTCTCCAAAAATAGATGCAGCACGTCAAACACTACTTGAAAAACTTCAATTCAGAATTCAATCCGTATTAACGGCACGTTCTTCCAAATACATCTTACTCAACGCGCCAAACGACAAAATAGACGCGATTAGCAACATTTTGCCAGTCTTAAAAAGTCCTACCATTCTTCCGTTAGCGCAAGAAGGTTGGAGTTCATTACACTCGGTAATCAAAAAAGAAGATTTTTGGGAGGTCATTGACGAACTCAAAGCCAATGGCGCTGAAGGAATCTTAGTATGTCCAATCGA harbors:
- the hisG gene encoding ATP phosphoribosyltransferase, which encodes MKKLKIAIQKSGRLNQDSLKILKDCGISIDNGKDQLKASARNFPLEVFYLRNGDIPQYLRDGVVDIAIIGENVLIEKGANITIAEKLGFSKCKVSLAIPKGQTYNSVKDFEGKRIATSYPETVKQYLKGKGVNAELHIINGSVEIAPNIGLADAICDIVSSGSTLFKNNLKEVEVMLKSEAVLAVSPKIDAARQTLLEKLQFRIQSVLTARSSKYILLNAPNDKIDAISNILPVLKSPTILPLAQEGWSSLHSVIKKEDFWEVIDELKANGAEGILVCPIEKMVL